A genomic window from Micromonospora sp. WMMA1947 includes:
- a CDS encoding SCP2 sterol-binding domain-containing protein: MAIDTTRFERIRQAAGSRSESDVFAFAQEHEGGVGGLLDEVFGNMPDVFRADRAKGQQADFQYVIKTPDGPHEYFVRIHDGVCESGRGQVESPQLTTTVELPTFLRLVTGRINGMQAFLRGKVKLSGNTLYAAKFEHWFERPS; the protein is encoded by the coding sequence ATGGCTATCGACACGACGAGGTTCGAGCGGATCAGGCAGGCGGCCGGTTCCCGGTCGGAGTCGGACGTCTTCGCCTTCGCCCAGGAGCACGAGGGCGGCGTCGGCGGGCTGCTCGACGAGGTCTTCGGCAACATGCCCGACGTGTTCCGCGCCGACCGGGCGAAGGGCCAGCAGGCGGACTTCCAGTATGTCATCAAGACGCCGGACGGCCCGCACGAGTACTTCGTCCGGATCCACGACGGCGTCTGCGAATCCGGTCGGGGGCAGGTGGAGTCTCCGCAGCTCACCACGACGGTGGAGCTTCCCACGTTCCTGCGGCTGGTGACCGGACGGATCAACGGCATGCAGGCGTTCCTGCGCGGCAAGGTCAAGCTCTCCGGCAACACGCTCTACGCGGCCAAATTCGAGCACTGGTTCGAACGTCCGTCCTGA
- a CDS encoding NAD(P)/FAD-dependent oxidoreductase has product MYDAIVVGARCAGSTTAMLLARAGHRVLLLDRATFPSDTMSTHYVHQPTIARLARWGLLDELQQSGCPPLEVARWTLSGFSVTGCAPPVDGIRAAYGPRRYVLDTMLVRAAGAAGAEVREGVNVNGLFWEDGRVVGVIGSSDRGTPFTERARVVIGADGIDSVVARSVEAPMYEEVPTLCCLYYTYWSGVPADYEVYVNQRRAVGVVPTNDGRVMVGIQWPREEFEDVRKDVEGNYWKALEVASPAFAERLREGRREERFVGTGRLPNFFRQATGPGWALVGDAGFHKDPVGAFGISDAVRHADLLAEHLIPALSQDGPLEPALERFGVRRDEDAMPEYYFNLQAARLEPMPELLDVLRVIEGDQEQVDRFFGLIAGMYTWQEFFTDDLIARTEAARARSGGDQPI; this is encoded by the coding sequence ATGTACGACGCGATCGTGGTCGGCGCCCGGTGCGCCGGATCCACCACGGCCATGCTCCTCGCCCGAGCCGGCCACCGCGTGCTGCTGCTCGATCGCGCCACCTTCCCAAGCGACACCATGTCGACGCACTACGTCCACCAGCCCACGATCGCTCGGCTGGCCCGCTGGGGTCTCCTCGACGAGCTGCAGCAGAGTGGCTGTCCGCCGCTGGAGGTGGCCCGCTGGACGCTGTCCGGTTTCTCGGTGACCGGCTGCGCGCCGCCGGTCGACGGCATCCGCGCCGCCTACGGACCCCGTCGGTACGTGCTCGACACGATGTTGGTCAGGGCCGCCGGCGCGGCGGGCGCCGAGGTGCGCGAAGGGGTCAACGTCAACGGTCTGTTCTGGGAGGACGGGCGGGTTGTCGGCGTGATCGGTAGCAGCGACCGGGGCACCCCCTTCACCGAGCGGGCCCGCGTGGTGATCGGGGCGGACGGCATCGACTCCGTGGTGGCCCGCAGCGTCGAGGCGCCGATGTACGAGGAGGTGCCCACCCTCTGCTGCCTGTACTACACGTACTGGAGTGGGGTGCCCGCCGACTACGAGGTCTACGTCAACCAGCGGCGCGCCGTCGGGGTCGTACCCACCAACGACGGGCGCGTCATGGTCGGCATCCAGTGGCCGCGCGAGGAGTTCGAGGACGTCCGCAAGGACGTCGAGGGCAACTACTGGAAGGCGCTGGAGGTGGCCTCTCCCGCGTTTGCGGAGCGGCTGCGCGAGGGGCGTCGCGAGGAGCGGTTCGTCGGGACCGGCCGGCTGCCGAACTTCTTCCGGCAGGCCACCGGTCCGGGCTGGGCGCTCGTCGGTGACGCCGGATTCCACAAGGACCCCGTGGGGGCGTTCGGCATCAGCGACGCCGTCCGTCATGCCGACCTGCTCGCCGAGCACCTGATCCCGGCCCTGTCGCAGGACGGTCCGCTCGAACCGGCCCTCGAGCGGTTCGGCGTCCGCCGTGACGAGGACGCCATGCCCGAGTACTACTTCAACCTCCAGGCGGCCCGCCTCGAGCCCATGCCCGAGCTGCTCGACGTGCTGCGGGTCATCGAGGGCGACCAGGAGCAGGTCGACAGGTTCTTCGGGCTGATCGCCGGAATGTACACCTGGCAGGAGTTCTTCACCGACGACCTGATCGCCCGCACCGAGGCCGCGCGCGCCCGCTCCGGCGGCGACCAGCCGATCTGA
- a CDS encoding NAD(P)/FAD-dependent oxidoreductase: MYDVIVIGGRCAGSPLAMLLAQRGHRVLVLDRSHFPSDRLSTHYVQPSGLARLRRWGLLDQLAASGCPPIREARWWFDDTLVSGFAPPVDGIDMAYAPRRTVLDALLVGAARDRGVEVREGFTVRELLFDGDQVCGVRGRSAGGADETIRATVVVGADGRHSMVARAVGAESYDERPAYTVVYYTYWHGLSAHRRNRNEVFIHEDTQVGVIPTHDDAYLIQAARPHSFAATYRTDIEGHYRRAIRAAAPALDRELDGATRVSRFQGTAALQNYYRRPYGPGWALLGDAGFHKDPLTGQGISDAWRDAEALSAALHATLTGAQEWDQVMSEYERRRNAESAMMYDFTCEAASFEFDPMTKHLVQVLATSPEHANRFFGVIAGTVTPEDFFSPDSLLDMLGRLPEDTFADEGDLVG, encoded by the coding sequence ATGTACGACGTCATCGTCATCGGGGGACGCTGCGCTGGATCCCCGCTCGCGATGCTGCTGGCCCAACGCGGGCACCGGGTGCTCGTACTGGACCGGTCCCACTTCCCCAGCGATCGGCTGTCGACCCACTACGTCCAGCCCAGCGGGCTCGCCCGACTGCGGCGCTGGGGGCTGCTGGACCAGCTCGCCGCGAGCGGCTGTCCGCCGATCAGGGAGGCCCGTTGGTGGTTCGATGACACGCTGGTCAGCGGTTTCGCGCCGCCGGTCGACGGCATCGACATGGCGTACGCCCCGCGACGCACGGTGCTCGACGCGCTGCTGGTCGGCGCGGCACGCGACCGGGGTGTCGAGGTACGCGAGGGGTTCACGGTACGGGAGCTGCTGTTCGACGGCGACCAGGTCTGCGGCGTCCGCGGCCGGAGCGCGGGCGGGGCGGACGAGACGATCCGGGCCACCGTGGTCGTGGGCGCGGACGGCCGGCACTCGATGGTGGCCCGCGCGGTGGGCGCGGAGAGCTACGACGAGCGGCCCGCCTACACGGTCGTCTACTACACCTACTGGCACGGGCTGTCCGCGCACCGCCGGAACCGCAACGAGGTGTTCATCCACGAGGACACCCAGGTCGGGGTGATTCCCACCCACGACGACGCCTACCTGATCCAGGCGGCCCGGCCGCACTCGTTCGCCGCGACCTACCGCACCGACATCGAGGGGCACTACCGCCGAGCGATCCGCGCCGCGGCTCCCGCCCTGGACCGGGAGCTGGACGGCGCCACCCGGGTGTCGCGGTTCCAGGGGACGGCAGCGCTGCAGAACTACTACCGCCGCCCGTACGGACCCGGTTGGGCGCTGCTCGGTGACGCCGGCTTCCACAAGGATCCGCTGACCGGCCAGGGCATCAGCGACGCGTGGCGGGACGCCGAGGCGCTCAGCGCGGCACTGCACGCGACACTGACCGGCGCCCAGGAATGGGACCAGGTGATGTCGGAGTACGAGCGCCGGCGCAACGCCGAGTCGGCGATGATGTACGACTTCACCTGCGAGGCGGCGAGCTTCGAGTTCGACCCGATGACCAAGCATCTCGTCCAGGTCCTCGCCACGTCGCCGGAGCACGCGAACCGCTTCTTCGGCGTCATCGCCGGAACCGTGACGCCGGAGGACTTCTTCTCGCCCGACAGCCTGCTGGACATGCTCGGGCGGCTGCCGGAGGACACCTTCGCCGACGAGGGCGACCTGGTCGGTTGA
- a CDS encoding NAD(P)/FAD-dependent oxidoreductase, with translation MQGNRPSRHTVIVVGAGFAGLAVGIQLKRRGIDSFLILDKGDDLGGTWRDNVYPGASCDIPSHLYSYSFAPYRDASVRYPAQPQILDYLRSCADRYGLRPHMRTGVEIESASYDDGTCTWSFSATDGTRFEADAAVFALGQLHLPNVPAIPGQDDFAGTSFHSAKWDPRVDLTGQRVAVIGNGSSAAQIVPGIVDEVAELHVFHRSAAYVMPKPSPEFRPSLRSALRVLPGLHQAYRSMLFWRSELVLFSALRRHRIAGVLAAATRKHLHDQVSDPILREKLTPDYPIGCKRLLLASDYYPALSKPHVDVVRDAITRITADGIHTADGRERRVDTIIYATGFRSTEFLASVEVTGADGVRLRDRWKQGAYAYLGMMVDGFPNMFLMYGPHTNLGHNSVVLALESQADYIAQSVVASRDQRAGAWDVRPERMAEWRRLVDSALDGMVWGDRCTSWFKDASGRVSTNWPYRTPRYQRMVRRRNPDDFRLRHARRTVEPAT, from the coding sequence GTGCAGGGCAATCGACCGTCACGGCACACCGTCATCGTCGTCGGCGCCGGCTTCGCGGGCCTGGCCGTGGGCATCCAACTGAAGCGGCGCGGGATCGACTCGTTCCTCATTCTCGACAAGGGTGACGACCTGGGCGGCACCTGGCGCGACAACGTCTACCCGGGTGCGAGCTGCGACATCCCGTCGCACCTCTACTCGTACTCCTTCGCGCCGTACCGCGACGCGTCGGTGCGCTACCCGGCCCAGCCGCAGATCCTCGACTACCTGCGAAGCTGCGCCGACCGGTACGGCCTACGGCCGCATATGCGCACCGGCGTGGAGATCGAGTCCGCCAGCTACGACGACGGCACCTGCACGTGGAGCTTCAGCGCGACCGACGGTACGCGCTTCGAGGCCGACGCGGCGGTCTTCGCCCTCGGGCAGCTACACCTGCCCAACGTTCCGGCCATTCCCGGGCAGGACGACTTCGCGGGCACCTCGTTCCACTCGGCGAAGTGGGACCCCCGGGTGGACCTGACCGGTCAACGCGTCGCGGTCATCGGAAACGGGTCCAGCGCGGCACAGATCGTGCCCGGCATCGTCGACGAGGTGGCCGAGTTGCACGTGTTCCACCGGTCGGCCGCGTACGTCATGCCGAAACCGTCGCCGGAGTTCCGCCCGTCGTTACGCTCCGCGCTGCGCGTGCTGCCCGGGTTGCACCAGGCGTACCGGTCGATGCTGTTCTGGCGCTCGGAGCTGGTCCTCTTCTCGGCGCTGCGCCGGCACCGCATCGCCGGTGTCCTCGCCGCCGCGACCCGTAAGCACCTGCACGACCAGGTCAGCGACCCCATCCTGCGCGAAAAGCTCACCCCCGACTACCCCATCGGGTGCAAGCGGCTCCTGCTCGCCAGCGACTACTATCCGGCCCTGAGCAAACCGCACGTCGATGTCGTCCGAGACGCGATCACCCGGATCACCGCGGACGGCATCCACACGGCCGACGGACGGGAGCGCCGCGTCGACACCATCATCTACGCCACCGGCTTCCGCAGCACCGAGTTCCTCGCCTCCGTCGAGGTGACCGGCGCCGACGGGGTCCGGCTGCGCGACAGGTGGAAGCAGGGGGCGTACGCCTACCTCGGCATGATGGTCGACGGCTTTCCGAACATGTTCCTCATGTACGGCCCGCACACCAACCTCGGGCACAACTCAGTGGTGCTCGCGCTCGAGTCGCAGGCGGACTACATCGCCCAGTCGGTGGTGGCGTCGCGCGACCAGCGCGCCGGCGCGTGGGACGTCCGTCCGGAACGGATGGCCGAGTGGCGCCGCTTGGTCGACAGCGCCCTCGACGGGATGGTGTGGGGCGACCGCTGCACCAGCTGGTTCAAGGACGCCAGCGGACGGGTCTCCACGAACTGGCCCTACCGGACACCCCGCTACCAGCGGATGGTGCGCCGACGCAACCCCGACGACTTCCGGCTCCGACACGCGCGGCGGACCGTGGAGCCGGCGACGTAG
- a CDS encoding cytochrome P450 translates to MTDTVIDDTDAPELHLMKFFDPESRPNPYPSLRQIREASPFMAMNGNLMVLARHQDVERVLRHPAASADRSRSKILSSQAVESRREVMTFLDPPDHTRLRGLVSKAFTPRMVTNLEPRVRAVVDELVRDVAAHGSPVDVPSVFAYPVPVKVICELLGVPPEDHRVFGQWSSILGRALDPLMAANRDEDVDREDVETRAAFYQYFRDLIAKGEWSEEHLLPRLVRAEAEGDRLTETELLATLALLVMAGHETTANLISHAILTLLRHPDQLAMLREDVSLIPGAVDEILRYEPSVQMLHRMAGSEMTFDDLTVPEGMDLLLLTAAANRDPDVFEDPERFDITRRGENRLNHLSFSAGPHFCLGANLGRLEAEVAIEAFVTRFENAQLVEESLEYRPHVILRGPERMQVSFSAIR, encoded by the coding sequence ATGACTGACACGGTAATCGACGACACGGATGCGCCGGAACTGCACCTGATGAAGTTCTTCGATCCTGAGTCCCGACCCAACCCCTACCCGTCGTTGCGCCAGATCCGCGAGGCGTCCCCCTTCATGGCGATGAACGGCAACCTGATGGTGCTCGCCCGGCACCAGGACGTCGAGCGCGTGCTGCGGCATCCCGCCGCCAGCGCCGACCGGAGCCGGTCGAAGATCCTGAGCAGCCAGGCCGTCGAGTCCCGGCGGGAGGTCATGACCTTCCTGGACCCGCCCGATCACACCCGCCTCCGAGGGCTGGTCTCCAAGGCGTTCACCCCGCGCATGGTCACCAACCTGGAGCCCCGGGTACGCGCCGTGGTCGACGAGCTGGTCCGCGATGTGGCGGCGCACGGGTCGCCGGTCGACGTGCCGAGCGTCTTCGCGTATCCGGTCCCGGTGAAGGTGATCTGCGAGCTGCTCGGGGTACCGCCGGAGGACCACCGGGTGTTCGGCCAGTGGTCGTCGATCCTGGGTCGGGCACTGGATCCGCTGATGGCGGCCAACCGGGACGAGGACGTGGACCGGGAGGACGTGGAGACGCGCGCCGCGTTCTACCAGTACTTCCGCGATCTCATCGCCAAGGGCGAATGGTCGGAGGAACACCTCCTGCCCCGGCTCGTGCGCGCCGAGGCCGAGGGTGACCGGCTGACCGAGACGGAACTGCTCGCGACCCTGGCCCTGCTGGTCATGGCCGGCCACGAGACCACGGCCAACCTCATCTCGCACGCCATCCTGACCCTGCTGCGCCACCCCGACCAGCTCGCGATGCTGCGCGAGGACGTCAGCCTCATCCCGGGCGCGGTCGACGAGATCCTGCGGTACGAGCCGTCGGTGCAGATGTTGCACCGGATGGCCGGCTCCGAGATGACCTTCGACGACCTCACGGTGCCCGAGGGGATGGACCTGCTGCTGCTCACGGCCGCCGCGAATCGCGACCCGGACGTGTTCGAGGACCCGGAGCGCTTCGACATCACCCGCCGTGGAGAGAACCGGCTTAACCACCTCTCCTTCTCCGCCGGTCCGCACTTCTGCCTCGGCGCGAATCTGGGGAGGCTCGAAGCGGAGGTGGCGATCGAGGCCTTCGTGACCAGGTTCGAGAACGCGCAGCTGGTAGAGGAGTCGCTGGAGTACCGCCCGCACGTCATCCTGCGCGGGCCGGAACGCATGCAGGTGTCCTTCTCGGCCATCCGCTGA
- a CDS encoding class I SAM-dependent methyltransferase, which produces MTDHSEFGPESYGERMAEIYDDWVVQLQDDTEQTVTFLADLSKQTAAETGAGDLLELGVGTGRVALPLAAKGLSVTGVDASVQMLNLLAGKPGGQQIERVLGDFTDVRVDRKFGVVYIVFNTLLSLPSQEDQVQCLRNAAEHLVRGGALVVQAFVPDVARFEAGRSSGQAMEVARKESTSLLLSVANHDPVTQRMWPRYGLKKEDGVQEYPLQFRYVWPSELDLMARLAGLKPEGRWGGWEGQEFTGESPWHVSVYRRVN; this is translated from the coding sequence ATGACTGATCACAGTGAATTCGGACCAGAGTCGTACGGCGAGCGCATGGCGGAGATCTACGACGACTGGGTGGTACAGCTGCAGGACGACACCGAGCAGACGGTCACCTTCCTCGCCGACCTGTCCAAGCAGACGGCCGCCGAGACCGGCGCCGGGGACCTGCTCGAACTCGGCGTGGGCACCGGCCGGGTGGCGCTCCCGCTGGCCGCCAAGGGGTTGTCCGTCACCGGAGTGGACGCCTCGGTGCAGATGCTGAACCTGCTGGCGGGCAAGCCCGGCGGCCAGCAGATCGAGCGGGTGCTGGGTGACTTCACCGACGTGCGTGTCGACCGGAAGTTCGGCGTCGTCTACATCGTCTTCAACACCCTTCTGAGCCTGCCCAGCCAAGAGGACCAGGTGCAGTGTCTCCGCAACGCGGCCGAGCACCTGGTCAGAGGGGGCGCCCTGGTGGTGCAGGCGTTCGTCCCCGACGTGGCCCGGTTCGAAGCCGGCCGCAGCAGCGGTCAGGCGATGGAGGTCGCCCGCAAGGAGAGCACCAGCCTGCTGCTGAGCGTCGCCAACCACGACCCGGTGACGCAACGCATGTGGCCGCGCTACGGGCTCAAGAAGGAGGACGGCGTCCAGGAGTACCCCCTTCAGTTCCGCTACGTCTGGCCCAGCGAGCTGGACCTCATGGCTCGGCTGGCCGGCCTGAAGCCGGAAGGCCGGTGGGGCGGCTGGGAGGGCCAGGAGTTTACCGGTGAGTCGCCTTGGCACGTGTCGGTCTACCGCCGGGTCAACTGA
- a CDS encoding class I SAM-dependent methyltransferase: MNAETYDRLSGRMLAGLYDRVARDVCEVATGPVLDVGTGPARLLRTVASRRSDLRLTGVDVSPQMVAAARERVTEADLTDRVTVDVADATALPYPDGSFAVVVSTLSMHHWPVLIAAVSELLRVLRPGGRLLIYDFRSAQMEQAARLIGTDASATSRVTLDPVPLSRWLPVPLFARLSAETQPDNSPTDH; encoded by the coding sequence ATGAATGCCGAAACCTACGACCGCCTGAGCGGTCGGATGCTCGCCGGGCTCTACGACCGGGTGGCCCGTGACGTGTGCGAGGTGGCCACCGGCCCCGTCCTGGACGTCGGCACCGGGCCGGCACGGCTGCTGCGGACGGTGGCGTCCCGACGGTCCGACCTGCGCCTCACCGGGGTGGACGTCTCACCGCAGATGGTCGCCGCCGCGCGGGAGCGGGTCACCGAGGCCGACCTGACCGACCGGGTCACCGTCGACGTGGCCGACGCCACCGCCCTGCCCTATCCGGACGGCTCGTTCGCGGTGGTGGTCTCCACCCTGAGCATGCACCACTGGCCGGTCCTCATCGCGGCGGTCAGCGAACTGCTGCGGGTGCTGCGGCCCGGCGGTCGCCTGCTCATCTACGACTTCCGGTCGGCGCAGATGGAACAGGCGGCACGCCTCATCGGCACCGACGCGTCCGCCACGTCGCGGGTCACGCTCGACCCGGTACCCCTGAGTCGGTGGCTTCCCGTGCCACTCTTCGCCCGGCTGAGCGCCGAGACCCAGCCGGACAATTCGCCGACAGATCACTAG
- a CDS encoding IS5 family transposase (programmed frameshift) encodes MGRRYELSDVEWEALSRYLPSAVTGGRPRVDDRRVLNGIVWKIRAGAAWRDVPARYGSWQSIYTRFRRWALDGTFERMLAGIQADADAAGDIDWLVSVDSTIVRAHQHAAGARGRGESDEPQDHALGRSRGGLTTKIHLACDGLGRTLAFVLSGGNVNDCTRFIHVMAAIRVERPGPGRPRVRPDHVIADKGYSSKAIRAALRRRGIGHTIPERADQQANRRRRGNRGGRPPAFDKQLYKRRNVVERCFNRLKQCRSVATRYDKTATSYQATVTIAALLQWL; translated from the exons GTGGGTCGTCGCTACGAGTTGTCTGACGTCGAGTGGGAAGCCCTGTCGAGGTATCTGCCGTCGGCGGTGACGGGTGGTCGGCCGCGGGTCGATGACCGGCGGGTGCTCAACGGGATCGTGTGGAAGATCCGGGCCGGGGCGGCGTGGCGTGATGTGCCGGCCCGGTACGGGTCGTGGCAGTCGATCTATACGCGTTTCCGCAGGTGGGCGCTCGATGGCACGTTCGAGCGGATGCTCGCCGGGATCCAGGCCGACGCGGACGCCGCCGGGGACATCGACTGGCTGGTGTCGGTCGACTCGACCATCGTGCGAGCCCACCAGCATGCCGCCGGCGCT AGGGGGCGCGGAGAATCGGACGAACCACAAGATCACGCCCTCGGTCGAAGTCGAGGTGGACTGACCACCAAGATTCACCTCGCCTGCGACGGCCTCGGGCGGACCCTGGCCTTCGTGCTCTCCGGCGGCAACGTCAACGACTGCACCCGCTTCATCCACGTCATGGCCGCCATCCGTGTCGAGCGACCAGGTCCCGGCCGGCCCCGGGTCCGCCCGGACCACGTCATTGCCGACAAGGGCTACAGCTCCAAGGCCATCCGGGCGGCCCTGCGCCGGCGCGGCATCGGGCACACCATCCCTGAGCGCGCCGACCAGCAGGCCAACCGCCGCCGACGAGGCAACCGCGGCGGCCGGCCACCGGCCTTCGACAAGCAGCTCTACAAGCGGCGCAACGTCGTCGAACGCTGCTTCAACCGGCTCAAGCAGTGCCGCAGCGTCGCCACCCGATACGACAAGACCGCGACCTCGTACCAGGCCACCGTCACCATCGCCGCCCTACTCCAATGGTTGTGA
- a CDS encoding BlaI/MecI/CopY family transcriptional regulator — MLGTLGAEVLETLWDAPRPLTVREVQERLNRARPEPLAYTTIMTVLARLAERDILVREMNGRAYVYQAVVADAAELAVRDVIRDHGEMAVAHFVDMYSAELGIRSRLSRLIRDEDAGG, encoded by the coding sequence ATGCTAGGAACCCTGGGTGCCGAGGTGCTGGAAACCCTGTGGGATGCGCCGAGGCCGCTCACGGTGCGGGAGGTGCAGGAGCGTCTCAACCGCGCCCGCCCGGAACCGCTCGCCTACACGACGATCATGACCGTGCTGGCGAGGCTCGCCGAGCGGGACATCCTGGTCCGCGAGATGAATGGCCGGGCGTACGTCTACCAGGCGGTCGTGGCCGACGCGGCGGAGCTGGCGGTGCGCGACGTGATCCGCGACCATGGCGAGATGGCCGTCGCCCACTTCGTCGACATGTACTCCGCCGAACTCGGCATCCGGTCCCGCCTGAGTCGCTTGATACGCGATGAGGACGCCGGCGGATAA
- a CDS encoding cytochrome P450 → MSGTPTSQLTPPVLDDFDPYNPVFRADPYPEYDRIREMGGPVYWEYLDSYLVASHADATAVLAEPGLRVQPPPEVAEMLLSMVPTELHPMQQTLLFQDPPDHTRLRNLTRRAFSSSAIAGALAEARRTARTILDRAVRSGRLEVVDELAFPVSLQVIGDLLGVPRSDLPLLKEWGQALSPAADIPAAAGSLERALEGFQAFDDYFGRLAERRRRDPGEDLFTALVQAETEGVISRAELHANAILTFISGHETLVAFAASAFLCFLRRPDQLTLLRERPELAANTVDEVLRYESPLQLATAGGGRWTREDLVVGDHVIPAGQRVLVLLAAANRDPAVYTDPHRFDILRPGYRHLALGHGLHFCVGAVLARQQGSMIMEELAATRAEFEAGLTELSWMPLFMQRRLATLPLRVHPR, encoded by the coding sequence GTGAGCGGCACCCCGACGTCGCAGCTGACCCCGCCCGTCCTCGATGATTTCGACCCGTACAACCCGGTCTTCCGCGCGGATCCGTACCCCGAGTACGACCGCATCCGCGAAATGGGAGGCCCCGTCTACTGGGAGTACCTCGACTCGTACCTCGTCGCCTCGCACGCGGACGCGACAGCGGTGCTGGCCGAGCCGGGTCTGCGGGTCCAACCGCCACCCGAGGTGGCCGAGATGCTGCTCTCCATGGTGCCGACCGAACTGCACCCGATGCAGCAGACCCTGCTGTTCCAGGACCCGCCGGACCACACCCGGCTGCGGAACTTGACCCGGCGGGCGTTCTCGTCGTCGGCGATCGCCGGTGCGCTCGCCGAGGCTCGGCGCACCGCCCGGACGATCCTCGACCGGGCGGTGCGGTCGGGCAGGCTGGAGGTGGTCGACGAGCTCGCCTTCCCGGTCTCCCTCCAGGTGATCGGCGACCTGCTCGGGGTGCCCCGGTCGGACCTGCCGCTGCTCAAGGAGTGGGGGCAGGCGCTCTCCCCGGCTGCGGACATCCCGGCCGCGGCCGGCTCACTCGAGCGGGCCCTGGAAGGCTTCCAGGCATTCGACGACTACTTCGGCCGGCTGGCCGAGCGTCGCCGCCGGGACCCGGGCGAGGACCTCTTCACCGCCCTGGTCCAGGCCGAGACCGAGGGGGTCATTTCCCGTGCGGAGCTGCACGCCAACGCGATCCTGACGTTCATTTCGGGGCACGAGACGCTTGTCGCCTTCGCCGCCAGCGCGTTCCTCTGCTTCCTGCGTCGTCCGGACCAGCTCACCCTGCTGCGCGAGCGGCCGGAGCTGGCCGCCAACACGGTGGACGAGGTGCTCCGGTACGAGAGCCCGCTCCAGCTGGCGACCGCCGGCGGAGGTCGGTGGACGCGGGAGGACCTCGTGGTCGGCGACCACGTCATCCCGGCCGGGCAACGGGTGCTCGTCCTGCTGGCCGCCGCGAACCGCGATCCGGCCGTCTACACCGACCCGCACCGCTTCGACATCCTGCGACCCGGCTACCGCCACCTCGCCCTCGGGCACGGGCTGCACTTCTGTGTGGGCGCCGTGCTCGCCAGGCAGCAGGGCAGCATGATCATGGAGGAGCTGGCCGCGACGCGGGCCGAGTTCGAGGCAGGGCTGACCGAGTTGAGCTGGATGCCGTTGTTCATGCAACGCCGGCTGGCGACGCTGCCGCTGCGGGTCCACCCGCGCTAG
- a CDS encoding M56 family metallopeptidase, translating into MAQLTTVLVVLGYLVTEMSRAVASFEPGAAGDSGGLPRLAVEILTAVGIVLTVSGIVRCAFTLVRQCMGMLSLSGWVAVHRMAPAPRLLRAAEGVLPTNRIVQVDSRGAFALTYGLLRPRVLLSSGFVAVATEAELAVVLRHEWHHAERLDPLNRLVLGLFSALVWYLPGSRRMLRHHLLCQELAADRAALSRSRRQVLAGALLKVASAPKFNAAVAGMHTAEILEARVRQLEGRVARHDGRQAVYRHMPCALLIAAGLVGDVTLATVIEQLCRQTGG; encoded by the coding sequence GTGGCCCAGTTGACGACGGTGCTCGTCGTGCTCGGCTACCTGGTGACCGAGATGAGCCGGGCGGTGGCCTCGTTCGAGCCGGGGGCCGCGGGTGACAGCGGCGGGCTGCCGAGGTTGGCCGTCGAGATCCTCACCGCCGTCGGCATCGTGCTGACGGTGTCGGGGATCGTCCGCTGCGCGTTCACCCTGGTGCGTCAGTGCATGGGGATGTTGAGCCTGTCCGGGTGGGTGGCCGTGCACCGGATGGCGCCGGCTCCCCGGCTGCTGCGCGCCGCTGAGGGCGTCCTGCCTACCAATCGGATCGTGCAGGTCGACTCGCGCGGCGCGTTCGCGCTGACCTACGGTCTCCTACGGCCCCGGGTGTTGTTGAGCAGCGGATTCGTCGCGGTCGCCACCGAGGCCGAACTTGCCGTGGTGCTCCGGCACGAATGGCACCACGCCGAGCGGCTCGACCCTCTGAACCGGTTGGTGCTCGGGCTGTTCTCCGCCCTGGTGTGGTACCTGCCCGGTAGCCGACGCATGCTCCGGCACCACCTGCTCTGCCAGGAACTGGCCGCCGACCGTGCGGCGCTGTCCCGATCCCGGCGCCAGGTGCTCGCGGGCGCGCTGTTGAAGGTCGCCTCGGCGCCGAAGTTCAATGCGGCCGTCGCCGGCATGCACACCGCGGAGATCCTCGAAGCCCGGGTACGGCAACTCGAGGGGCGGGTGGCCCGCCACGACGGGCGGCAGGCGGTGTACCGGCACATGCCCTGCGCACTGCTGATCGCCGCCGGACTGGTCGGTGACGTGACCCTGGCGACGGTCATCGAGCAGCTCTGCCGGCAGACCGGAGGATGA